In Platichthys flesus chromosome 20, fPlaFle2.1, whole genome shotgun sequence, a single genomic region encodes these proteins:
- the LOC133931621 gene encoding rho GTPase-activating protein 23-like isoform X7 produces MLRLSGVAPAPSGHEWRFQCSVGVDCSDVEPRCIWLAVLRGVSPQASPRRIPIASPRRRGCRRAIQRHRSSWAKGRRDGMVSSNENRRRPLSSGEVEGVSWQGPRTIFLQKNSQGFGFTLRHFIVYPPESSLHSLKDEENGNPSGPAGRRWSRLEPMDTIFVKSVKENGPAQQAGLCTGDRLVKVNGESILGRTYSQVIALIQNSENILELCIMPKDEDVLQLVSAYSQDAYLRGNEPYSGEAQNLPEPPHPSYPSTKPGSTVSESSHTVLDNWQCRSGPTTSPLDNQPQAASTPTSGWPGGPEDSSGHFAPSGRHRVGCSSTMSALDFHFANHNAAIASATLPTPRKSSLPARAHTDALCHQALSEWYYSQAEAAERMSPRHRSISQDRLVELGLGLALGPGPSSVPKISAGQRRRETLLQHHQAAAASHDSVWLGNWGGVSGPGSRSCSEGLMAAYAEYEHNYGRSVETLAQASALVLPHNEHTSQSPEMTKLSEQIDLKNSEGHQHQTTVAAPTTTSSAVSPSGRQSGQQVAEPQTRRIKEEEPVGYRSYSPSFSHKNGHPLQEAHSFKEPSYSGPHLNLSPSIRFITADSKGQMVPRPKSTPALSASEEERARLGVDGEVVSPISLNQEVVLRQKKPPLGHRTPVQPLRHPHYTTFVESPEPPGSTPSPGTPSPVSGGPAPSRRANGSLARHAYDSLSSIPFIDEPTSPSTDLKACYVPACSVVSGSKASTVAILNSTSVFPTLSSISSFVQLHCQDCSSIKGRRSSYLLAITTERSKSCDEGLNTFREEGRVFSKLPKRVKSFFTDGSLESLRAQEEARSKRHSTSELGTITFSDVRKEGWLHYKQILTEKGKKVGGGMRPWKRVFSVLRSNLLFLYKDKREAVLHGAGAGPSQEEHPPVSIRGCLIDIAYSETKRKHTLRLTTQDFCEYLLQAEDRDDMLAWIRVIRENSKTDNEEIGFSRQALINKKLNDYRKHSLTGNKPDSSPRGHRMMPPFLLAKTDNILVNRTSRADDCKALWGINIMKKAKKTSSPKAFGVRLEDCQPAVNHKFVPLTVEMCCGMVEATGLEYTGIYRVPGNNAMVSNLQEHLNKGMDINTAEERWQDLNVISSLLKSFFRKLPEPVFTDDKYIDFIDANRIEDAEDRLKTMKKLIHDLPDHYHHTLKFLVGHLKKVADNADKNKMEPRNLALVFGPTLVRTSEDNMTDMVTHMPDRYKIVETLILHCDWFFSEGEFDKEEKAPEDKRDMQPVPNIDHLLSNIGRPGMPGEASDSTTSDSLKSKHSSNPKKDWNARDLMPKSIITAVARKRKKCLSTYLPGSSADEDSEHEPVKASNCRGGEGGEEEERGEGEEVKGEHISKKEKWEEKENGVKNGEKVAVKEREGAGKEVGREVGNGTTNSESESRQTMTLPRTQLLLRNKHLHSQHQIHARHPRPSSMINPPSHFRGDNLAAGRPTVPFWISPTRPPSLYHASSFHGTQQPEWSQPSAVCYRKTRGGRTRAISMNLELELSRNDDRVRGCRAERVEVIRVIEGAPGQHGYVRVPQGSTVGPRLRPQIDTLPRLPHRAPPLSSSSPGWIDQNAPGSSSVVMRRSGLDPRDKTRAQRRHTVVV; encoded by the exons ATGCTGAGGTTGTCGGGGGTCGCACCAGCTCCATCAGGCCACGAGTGGCGATTTCAATGTTCTGTCGGAGTGGACTGTAGTGATGTTGAACCTCGCTGTATCTGGTTGGCAGTGCTAAGGGGAGTTTCACCTCAAGCCTCACCAAGGCGGATACCAATCGCATCGCCAAGAAGACGGGGCTGCCGGAGAGCCATACAGCGCCATCGATCGTCCTGG GCTAAAGGGCGGAGAGATGGTATGGTGTCTTCCAACGAGAACAGGCGCCGGCCACTGTCATCGGGTGAGGTGGAGGGCGTGTCGTGGCAGGGCCCACGGACCATTTTCCTGCAGAAGAACTCACAGGGATTCGGCTTCACTCTGCGCCACTTCATCGTCTACCCACCAGAGTCGTCCCTCCACAGCCTCAAG GATGAAGAAAATGGAAATCCCTCTGGACCAG CAGGCCGCCGGTGGTCTCGTTTGGAGCCAATGGACACCATCTTTGTGAAGAGTGTCAAAGAAAATGGACCTGCCCAACAAGCTGGACTGTGTACAG GGGACAGGCTGGTGAAGGTAAATGGGGAAAGCATTCTTGGGAGAACCTACTCTCAGGTGATCGCGCTCATCCAGAACAG tgaaaacattcTGGAGCTCTGTATTATGCCAAAAGATGAGGATGTGTTGCAGTTGGTAAGT GCGTACTCCCAGGATGCCTACCTGAGGGGCAATGAGCCATATTCAGGTGAAGCCCAGAACCTCCCAGAACCACCGCATCCCTCTTACCCGTCCACTAAACCCGGCTCCACGGTCTCCGAGTCCAGCCACACTGTCCTGGACAACTGGCAGTGCCGATCTGGCCCTACCACCTCGCCACTTGATAACCAACCCCAGGCTGCCTCTACCCCCACCTCCGGATGGCCCGGGGGGCCTGAGGATTCAAGTGGCCACTTTGCCCCGTCGGGGCGACACCGTGTTGGCTGCTCTTCAACCATGAGTGCGCTGGACTTTCACTTTGCTAACCACAATGCTGCCATTGCCTCCGCAACACTGCCTACGCCAAGGAAGAGCAGCCTACCAGCCCGTGCCCACACTGACGCCCTCTGCCACCAGGCTCTGTCTGAGTGGTACTACAGCCAGGCCGAGGCCGCAGAGCGCATGTCCCCCCGCCACCGCAGTATTTCTCAGGATCGTTTAGTGGAGCTGGGGCTGGGGTTGGCACTTGGCCCTGGACCTTCCTCTGTCCCCAAAATATCTGCAGGGCAACGCAGAAGAGAAACCCTGCTGCAacaccaccaggcagctgctGCTTCCCATGATTCCGTTTGGCTAGGTAACTGGGGGGGTGTATCAGGACCAGGAAGCAGGTCGTGCTCCGAGGGCCTTATGGCAGCCTACGCTGAATATGAGCATAACTATGGGCGTTCTGTTGAAACACTGGCACAAGCCTCTGCACTGGTCTTACCACACAATGAACACACTTCACAAAGCCCAGAGATGACAAAACTCAGCGAGCAGATAGACCTTAAAAACTCAGAAGGGCATCAGCACCAAACTACAGTGGCAGCCCCCACTACAACCTCCTCAGCAGTGTCTCCCAGTGGTAGGCAGTCAGGTCAGCAGGTAGCCGAACCCCAAACAAGGCGAATAAAAGAGGAAGAGCCTGTGGGCTACAGAAGCTACAGTCCTTCTTTCTCCCACAAAAATGGCCATCCCCTCCAGGAGGCCCACTCCTTTAAAGAGCCCAGCTACAGTGGGCCCCACCTCAACTTGAGCCCCAGCATCAGGTTCATCACTGCAGACAGCAAGGGGCAGATGGTACCCAGGCCCAAGTCCACACCTGCCCTGTCtgcatcagaggaggagagagccagGCTTGGGGTGGACGGGGAGGTCGTCTCTCCCATCTCCCTGAATCAAGAGGTGGTCCTTCGGCAGAAGAAGCCTCCTTTAGGCCACCGGACCCCTGTTCAGCCTCTTCGGCATCCCCACTACACAACATTTGTGGAGTCACCAGAGCCCCCTGGATCAACACCTTCACCAGGGACCCCCTCTCCTGTGTCCGGGGGACCTGCCCCCAGCCGTAGGGCCAATGGAAGCCTGGCACGGCATGCATATGACTCTCTGTCCTCAATTCCCTTCATAG ATGAGCCCACCAGTCCTAGTACTGACCTAAAGGCCTGCTATGTACCAGCCTGCTCTGTGGTGTCCGGTTCCAAGGCCTCCACTGTGGCCATCCTCAATTCCACCTCTGTCTTCcccaccctctcctccatctcctcctttgTCCAACTTCATTGTCAGGACTGCA GCAGCATCAAAGGTCGTCGCTCCTCTTACCTACTGGCCATCACCACCGAGCGATCCAAGTCCTGTGACGAGGGGCTCAACACCTTCAGGGAAGAAGGTCGAGTCTTCTC CAAACTACCAAAAAGGGTCAAGAGCTTTTTCACTGACGGG TCTCTGGAGAGCCTGCGAGCTCAGGAGGAGGCCCGGTCCAAACGCCACTCCACCTCGGAACTGGGAACCATCACTTTCAGTGACGTGCGCAAGGAGGGCTGGCTACACTACAAACAGATCCTCACGGAGAAGGGCaag AAAGTTGGTGGCGGCATGCGGCCATGGAAACGCGTCTTCTCCGTGCTCCGTTCCAATTTGCTCTTCCTCTACAAGGACAAGCGAGAGGCGGTCCTTCACGGGGCTGGGGCGGGGCCCAGCCAGGAGGAGCACCCCCCCGTCAGCATCCGCGGCTGCCTGATCGACATCGCCTACAGCGAAACCAAGCGTAAGCACACCCTGCGGCTCACCACGCAGGACTTCTGTGAATACCTGCTGCAGGCCGAGGACAGGGACGACATGCTGGCCTGGATCAGGGTGATCAGGGAGAACAGCAAGACCGACAACGAG GAGATTGGGTTCTCAAGACAAGCTCTCATCAACAAGAAGCTGAATGATTACAGAAAACACAG TCTGACAGGTAACAAGCCAGATTCCTCTCCCAGAGGCCACCGTATGATGCCTCCCTTCCTCCTGGCTAAGACTGACAACATCTTAGTGAACCGTACATCCAGAGCAG ATGACTGCAAGGCATTGTGGGGCATCAACATCATGAAGAAAGCCAAGAAGACAAGCAGTCCAAAGGCTTTTGGTGTGCGACTGGAGGACTGTCAGCCCGCTGTCAACCATAAA TTTGTCCCCCTGACAGTGGAGATGTGCTGTGGCATGGTGGAGGCGACCGGCCTGGAGTACACCGGCATCTACCGGGTGCCCGGGAACAACGCCATGGTGTCCAACCTGCAGGAGCATCTCAACAAGGGCATGGACATCAACACGGCTGAGGAG AGATGGCAGGACCTGAATGTGATCAGCAGCCTGCTCAAGTCATTCTTCAGAAAACTGCCCGAGCCTGTGTTTACTGACG ACAAATACATTGATTTCATCGATGCCAACCGAATAGAAGACGCAGAGGACCGACTGAAGACCATGAAAAAGCTG ATTCATGACCTCCCTGATCACTATCATCACACCCTCAAGTTCCTGGTGGGTCACCTTAAGAAGGTGGCAGATAACGCTGACAAGAATAAG ATGGAGCCAAGAAACTTAGCACTAGTGTTTGGTCCCACTCTGGTGAGGACGTCAGAGGACAACATGACGGACATGGTCACTCACATGCCTGATCGCTACAAAATAGTGGAGACACTTATCCTGCAC TGTGACTGGTTCTTCAGTGAAGGAGAGTTTGATAAGGAAGAGAAG GCCCCAGAGGATAAGCGGGACATGCAGCCTGTGCCTAACATTGACCATCTGCTGTCCAACATCGGCAGGCCGGGTATGCCAGGAGAGGCATCTG ATTCCACTACCAGTGATTCACTTAAGTCCAAG CATTCTTCCAACCCAAAGAAAGACTGGAATGCCAGGGACTTAATGCCCAAGTCCATCATCACTGCTGTTGCCCGAAAACGTAAAAAATGCCTCAGTACCTACTTGCCCGGCAGCAGCGCCGATGAGGACTCAGAGCATGAGCCAGTCAAAGCCAGTAACtgcaggggaggagaaggaggagaagaagaggagcgaggggaaggagaggaagtcaAGGGAGAACATATTTCCAAAAAGGAAAAAtgggaagagaaggaaaatggggtgaaaaatggagaaaaagtcgcagtaaaagagagagaaggggctGGAAAGGAAGTGGGGAGGGAAGTAGGCAATGGCACCACAAATTCTGAAAGTGAGAGCAGACAGACAATGACCTTGCCGCGGACCCAACTGCTGCTTCGCAACAAGCATCTCCACTCACAACACCAAATCCATGCCAGACACCCAAGGCCCTCATCTATGATAAATCCTCCTTCCCACTTTAGAGGTGACAATCTGGCAGCAGGACGTCCAACAGTGCCCTTCTGGATCTCCCCCACCAGGCCTCCCAGCCTCTACCATGCTTCCAGCTTTCATGGGACCCAGCAGCCAGAGTGGAGCCAGCCATCAGCAGTCTGCTACAGGAAgaccagaggagggaggacgaggGCTATTTCCATGAATCTGGAACTTGAGCTGAGCAGGAATGATGACAGAGTCAGAGGATGTCGAGCGGAGAGGGTGGAGGTGATCAGAGTCATTGAAGGAGCACCAGGTCAGCATGGATATGTCAGGGTTCCTCAGGGATCAACTGTTGGCCCCAGGTTAAGGCCGCAAATAGATACCCTCCCTCGTCTGCCCCACCGagctccccctctctcctcttcttcacctggATGGATCGATCAAAACGCCCCGGGATCCTCCTCTGTAGTCATGAGGAGATCGGGACTGGACCCACGGGACAAGACGAGAGCGCAGCGTCGTCATACAGTGGTAGTTTAA
- the LOC133931621 gene encoding rho GTPase-activating protein 23-like isoform X6, protein MNGVAFCLVGIPPHSDTEAKGRRDGMVSSNENRRRPLSSGEVEGVSWQGPRTIFLQKNSQGFGFTLRHFIVYPPESSLHSLKDEENGNPSGPAGRRWSRLEPMDTIFVKSVKENGPAQQAGLCTGDRLVKVNGESILGRTYSQVIALIQNSENILELCIMPKDEDVLQLVSAYSQDAYLRGNEPYSGEAQNLPEPPHPSYPSTKPGSTVSESSHTVLDNWQCRSGPTTSPLDNQPQAASTPTSGWPGGPEDSSGHFAPSGRHRVGCSSTMSALDFHFANHNAAIASATLPTPRKSSLPARAHTDALCHQALSEWYYSQAEAAERMSPRHRSISQDRLVELGLGLALGPGPSSVPKISAGQRRRETLLQHHQAAAASHDSVWLGNWGGVSGPGSRSCSEGLMAAYAEYEHNYGRSVETLAQASALVLPHNEHTSQSPEMTKLSEQIDLKNSEGHQHQTTVAAPTTTSSAVSPSGRQSGQQVAEPQTRRIKEEEPVGYRSYSPSFSHKNGHPLQEAHSFKEPSYSGPHLNLSPSIRFITADSKGQMVPRPKSTPALSASEEERARLGVDGEVVSPISLNQEVVLRQKKPPLGHRTPVQPLRHPHYTTFVESPEPPGSTPSPGTPSPVSGGPAPSRRANGSLARHAYDSLSSIPFIGSIKGRRSSYLLAITTERSKSCDEGLNTFREEGRVFSKLPKRVKSFFTDGSLESLRAQEEARSKRHSTSELGTITFSDVRKEGWLHYKQILTEKGKKVGGGMRPWKRVFSVLRSNLLFLYKDKREAVLHGAGAGPSQEEHPPVSIRGCLIDIAYSETKRKHTLRLTTQDFCEYLLQAEDRDDMLAWIRVIRENSKTDNEEIGFSRQALINKKLNDYRKHSLTGNKPDSSPRGHRMMPPFLLAKTDNILVNRTSRADDCKALWGINIMKKAKKTSSPKAFGVRLEDCQPAVNHKFVPLTVEMCCGMVEATGLEYTGIYRVPGNNAMVSNLQEHLNKGMDINTAEERWQDLNVISSLLKSFFRKLPEPVFTDDKYIDFIDANRIEDAEDRLKTMKKLIHDLPDHYHHTLKFLVGHLKKVADNADKNKMEPRNLALVFGPTLVRTSEDNMTDMVTHMPDRYKIVETLILHCDWFFSEGEFDKEEKAPEDKRDMQPVPNIDHLLSNIGRPGMPGEASDSTTSDSLKSKHSSNPKKDWNARDLMPKSIITAVARKRKKCLSTYLPGSSADEDSEHEPVKASNCRGGEGGEEEERGEGEEVKGEHISKKEKWEEKENGVKNGEKVAVKEREGAGKEVGREVGNGTTNSESESRQTMTLPRTQLLLRNKHLHSQHQIHARHPRPSSMINPPSHFRGDNLAAGRPTVPFWISPTRPPSLYHASSFHGTQQPEWSQPSAVCYRKTRGGRTRAISMNLELELSRNDDRVRGCRAERVEVIRVIEGAPGQHGYVRVPQGSTVGPRLRPQIDTLPRLPHRAPPLSSSSPGWIDQNAPGSSSVVMRRSGLDPRDKTRAQRRHTVVV, encoded by the exons GCTAAAGGGCGGAGAGATGGTATGGTGTCTTCCAACGAGAACAGGCGCCGGCCACTGTCATCGGGTGAGGTGGAGGGCGTGTCGTGGCAGGGCCCACGGACCATTTTCCTGCAGAAGAACTCACAGGGATTCGGCTTCACTCTGCGCCACTTCATCGTCTACCCACCAGAGTCGTCCCTCCACAGCCTCAAG GATGAAGAAAATGGAAATCCCTCTGGACCAG CAGGCCGCCGGTGGTCTCGTTTGGAGCCAATGGACACCATCTTTGTGAAGAGTGTCAAAGAAAATGGACCTGCCCAACAAGCTGGACTGTGTACAG GGGACAGGCTGGTGAAGGTAAATGGGGAAAGCATTCTTGGGAGAACCTACTCTCAGGTGATCGCGCTCATCCAGAACAG tgaaaacattcTGGAGCTCTGTATTATGCCAAAAGATGAGGATGTGTTGCAGTTGGTAAGT GCGTACTCCCAGGATGCCTACCTGAGGGGCAATGAGCCATATTCAGGTGAAGCCCAGAACCTCCCAGAACCACCGCATCCCTCTTACCCGTCCACTAAACCCGGCTCCACGGTCTCCGAGTCCAGCCACACTGTCCTGGACAACTGGCAGTGCCGATCTGGCCCTACCACCTCGCCACTTGATAACCAACCCCAGGCTGCCTCTACCCCCACCTCCGGATGGCCCGGGGGGCCTGAGGATTCAAGTGGCCACTTTGCCCCGTCGGGGCGACACCGTGTTGGCTGCTCTTCAACCATGAGTGCGCTGGACTTTCACTTTGCTAACCACAATGCTGCCATTGCCTCCGCAACACTGCCTACGCCAAGGAAGAGCAGCCTACCAGCCCGTGCCCACACTGACGCCCTCTGCCACCAGGCTCTGTCTGAGTGGTACTACAGCCAGGCCGAGGCCGCAGAGCGCATGTCCCCCCGCCACCGCAGTATTTCTCAGGATCGTTTAGTGGAGCTGGGGCTGGGGTTGGCACTTGGCCCTGGACCTTCCTCTGTCCCCAAAATATCTGCAGGGCAACGCAGAAGAGAAACCCTGCTGCAacaccaccaggcagctgctGCTTCCCATGATTCCGTTTGGCTAGGTAACTGGGGGGGTGTATCAGGACCAGGAAGCAGGTCGTGCTCCGAGGGCCTTATGGCAGCCTACGCTGAATATGAGCATAACTATGGGCGTTCTGTTGAAACACTGGCACAAGCCTCTGCACTGGTCTTACCACACAATGAACACACTTCACAAAGCCCAGAGATGACAAAACTCAGCGAGCAGATAGACCTTAAAAACTCAGAAGGGCATCAGCACCAAACTACAGTGGCAGCCCCCACTACAACCTCCTCAGCAGTGTCTCCCAGTGGTAGGCAGTCAGGTCAGCAGGTAGCCGAACCCCAAACAAGGCGAATAAAAGAGGAAGAGCCTGTGGGCTACAGAAGCTACAGTCCTTCTTTCTCCCACAAAAATGGCCATCCCCTCCAGGAGGCCCACTCCTTTAAAGAGCCCAGCTACAGTGGGCCCCACCTCAACTTGAGCCCCAGCATCAGGTTCATCACTGCAGACAGCAAGGGGCAGATGGTACCCAGGCCCAAGTCCACACCTGCCCTGTCtgcatcagaggaggagagagccagGCTTGGGGTGGACGGGGAGGTCGTCTCTCCCATCTCCCTGAATCAAGAGGTGGTCCTTCGGCAGAAGAAGCCTCCTTTAGGCCACCGGACCCCTGTTCAGCCTCTTCGGCATCCCCACTACACAACATTTGTGGAGTCACCAGAGCCCCCTGGATCAACACCTTCACCAGGGACCCCCTCTCCTGTGTCCGGGGGACCTGCCCCCAGCCGTAGGGCCAATGGAAGCCTGGCACGGCATGCATATGACTCTCTGTCCTCAATTCCCTTCATAG GCAGCATCAAAGGTCGTCGCTCCTCTTACCTACTGGCCATCACCACCGAGCGATCCAAGTCCTGTGACGAGGGGCTCAACACCTTCAGGGAAGAAGGTCGAGTCTTCTC CAAACTACCAAAAAGGGTCAAGAGCTTTTTCACTGACGGG TCTCTGGAGAGCCTGCGAGCTCAGGAGGAGGCCCGGTCCAAACGCCACTCCACCTCGGAACTGGGAACCATCACTTTCAGTGACGTGCGCAAGGAGGGCTGGCTACACTACAAACAGATCCTCACGGAGAAGGGCaag AAAGTTGGTGGCGGCATGCGGCCATGGAAACGCGTCTTCTCCGTGCTCCGTTCCAATTTGCTCTTCCTCTACAAGGACAAGCGAGAGGCGGTCCTTCACGGGGCTGGGGCGGGGCCCAGCCAGGAGGAGCACCCCCCCGTCAGCATCCGCGGCTGCCTGATCGACATCGCCTACAGCGAAACCAAGCGTAAGCACACCCTGCGGCTCACCACGCAGGACTTCTGTGAATACCTGCTGCAGGCCGAGGACAGGGACGACATGCTGGCCTGGATCAGGGTGATCAGGGAGAACAGCAAGACCGACAACGAG GAGATTGGGTTCTCAAGACAAGCTCTCATCAACAAGAAGCTGAATGATTACAGAAAACACAG TCTGACAGGTAACAAGCCAGATTCCTCTCCCAGAGGCCACCGTATGATGCCTCCCTTCCTCCTGGCTAAGACTGACAACATCTTAGTGAACCGTACATCCAGAGCAG ATGACTGCAAGGCATTGTGGGGCATCAACATCATGAAGAAAGCCAAGAAGACAAGCAGTCCAAAGGCTTTTGGTGTGCGACTGGAGGACTGTCAGCCCGCTGTCAACCATAAA TTTGTCCCCCTGACAGTGGAGATGTGCTGTGGCATGGTGGAGGCGACCGGCCTGGAGTACACCGGCATCTACCGGGTGCCCGGGAACAACGCCATGGTGTCCAACCTGCAGGAGCATCTCAACAAGGGCATGGACATCAACACGGCTGAGGAG AGATGGCAGGACCTGAATGTGATCAGCAGCCTGCTCAAGTCATTCTTCAGAAAACTGCCCGAGCCTGTGTTTACTGACG ACAAATACATTGATTTCATCGATGCCAACCGAATAGAAGACGCAGAGGACCGACTGAAGACCATGAAAAAGCTG ATTCATGACCTCCCTGATCACTATCATCACACCCTCAAGTTCCTGGTGGGTCACCTTAAGAAGGTGGCAGATAACGCTGACAAGAATAAG ATGGAGCCAAGAAACTTAGCACTAGTGTTTGGTCCCACTCTGGTGAGGACGTCAGAGGACAACATGACGGACATGGTCACTCACATGCCTGATCGCTACAAAATAGTGGAGACACTTATCCTGCAC TGTGACTGGTTCTTCAGTGAAGGAGAGTTTGATAAGGAAGAGAAG GCCCCAGAGGATAAGCGGGACATGCAGCCTGTGCCTAACATTGACCATCTGCTGTCCAACATCGGCAGGCCGGGTATGCCAGGAGAGGCATCTG ATTCCACTACCAGTGATTCACTTAAGTCCAAG CATTCTTCCAACCCAAAGAAAGACTGGAATGCCAGGGACTTAATGCCCAAGTCCATCATCACTGCTGTTGCCCGAAAACGTAAAAAATGCCTCAGTACCTACTTGCCCGGCAGCAGCGCCGATGAGGACTCAGAGCATGAGCCAGTCAAAGCCAGTAACtgcaggggaggagaaggaggagaagaagaggagcgaggggaaggagaggaagtcaAGGGAGAACATATTTCCAAAAAGGAAAAAtgggaagagaaggaaaatggggtgaaaaatggagaaaaagtcgcagtaaaagagagagaaggggctGGAAAGGAAGTGGGGAGGGAAGTAGGCAATGGCACCACAAATTCTGAAAGTGAGAGCAGACAGACAATGACCTTGCCGCGGACCCAACTGCTGCTTCGCAACAAGCATCTCCACTCACAACACCAAATCCATGCCAGACACCCAAGGCCCTCATCTATGATAAATCCTCCTTCCCACTTTAGAGGTGACAATCTGGCAGCAGGACGTCCAACAGTGCCCTTCTGGATCTCCCCCACCAGGCCTCCCAGCCTCTACCATGCTTCCAGCTTTCATGGGACCCAGCAGCCAGAGTGGAGCCAGCCATCAGCAGTCTGCTACAGGAAgaccagaggagggaggacgaggGCTATTTCCATGAATCTGGAACTTGAGCTGAGCAGGAATGATGACAGAGTCAGAGGATGTCGAGCGGAGAGGGTGGAGGTGATCAGAGTCATTGAAGGAGCACCAGGTCAGCATGGATATGTCAGGGTTCCTCAGGGATCAACTGTTGGCCCCAGGTTAAGGCCGCAAATAGATACCCTCCCTCGTCTGCCCCACCGagctccccctctctcctcttcttcacctggATGGATCGATCAAAACGCCCCGGGATCCTCCTCTGTAGTCATGAGGAGATCGGGACTGGACCCACGGGACAAGACGAGAGCGCAGCGTCGTCATACAGTGGTAGTTTAA